A window of Clostridium sp. 'White wine YQ' contains these coding sequences:
- a CDS encoding class I tRNA ligase family protein — protein MEDRKIERPVFPKKAVITSGMPYGNKELHFGHVGGVFVHADTFARFLRDRIGSENVIFVSGTDCYGSPILASYRKIVDEGEYSGTIEDYVRENHEKQKEVLDKYEMSLNLYGASALDRAGEIHKEVSENIFNKLYEGGYLVKLSSPQFYDPDKKVLLNGRQVVGKCPIEGCASEKGYADECDLGHQYMPSELIDPKSILSGKTPELKDVTNWYFKLDEYNNLLNEDVNYLRNNSNWRKYLLNTIEEFLKPPIIYVKRKLLEGISDLEDKLPKHTIIDEPKKPSISFVFDNLNDRDKAREVFDKLGIRFRTGKTLVPFRLSGNVEWGIEVPEKEDLKDLTFWVWPESLWAPISFTKTYLESIGKDKDSWKNFWISKDSKVYQFIGEDNIYFYGNAEMAMALALLGINSSDKVEWENVNLPHLIANNHLLFMDKKASSSGKVKPPMARELLNHYTAEQLRMHFLSLGLVKKSVSFMPQAFMKEEDKQGPDTVLKDGNLLTNVFNRLARSCFYTAQKYYESNIPVGEISKEILDESRDAILTYERYMYNHEFHSVTYVLDSYIRKMNKYWVNNMRIAETSGDEKLRKQVLIDAFHAVRTTLTLIHPIAPNSSELLREYLNVNNKLWSWDYIFEPIYKFIDETTKHRLKYLETREDFFEKHESQFAN, from the coding sequence ATGGAAGATAGAAAAATAGAAAGACCAGTATTCCCTAAGAAAGCAGTAATAACTTCAGGTATGCCCTATGGAAATAAAGAATTACATTTTGGACATGTAGGAGGCGTATTTGTACACGCTGATACATTTGCAAGATTTTTAAGAGATAGAATAGGTTCTGAAAATGTTATATTTGTATCTGGAACAGATTGCTATGGTTCTCCTATATTAGCAAGTTATAGAAAGATAGTAGATGAAGGGGAATATAGCGGAACTATAGAAGACTACGTTAGAGAAAATCATGAAAAACAAAAAGAAGTATTAGATAAATATGAAATGAGCCTTAATTTATATGGCGCTTCAGCTCTAGACAGAGCAGGAGAAATTCACAAGGAAGTATCAGAGAATATATTTAACAAACTATACGAAGGTGGATATTTAGTTAAATTATCATCACCGCAATTTTATGATCCAGATAAAAAGGTTTTATTAAATGGACGACAAGTTGTAGGTAAGTGTCCAATTGAAGGATGTGCTTCAGAAAAAGGATATGCAGATGAATGTGATTTAGGACATCAATATATGCCTAGTGAACTTATAGATCCTAAAAGTATATTATCAGGGAAAACGCCTGAATTAAAGGATGTTACTAATTGGTATTTTAAGTTAGATGAATATAATAATCTATTAAATGAAGATGTTAATTATTTAAGAAACAATTCAAACTGGCGTAAGTATTTATTAAATACAATTGAAGAGTTTTTAAAACCACCAATTATTTATGTAAAACGTAAGCTGTTAGAAGGAATATCAGATCTTGAAGATAAGCTACCAAAACACACAATAATTGATGAACCCAAAAAACCTTCTATTTCATTTGTATTTGATAATTTAAATGATAGAGATAAGGCAAGAGAAGTATTTGATAAACTAGGAATTAGATTTAGAACCGGCAAAACCTTAGTACCATTTAGATTATCAGGAAATGTTGAATGGGGCATAGAAGTACCAGAAAAAGAAGATTTAAAGGATTTAACCTTCTGGGTATGGCCAGAATCTTTATGGGCACCTATTTCTTTTACAAAAACTTATCTTGAGTCTATTGGGAAAGATAAAGACTCATGGAAGAATTTTTGGATTTCAAAGGATTCAAAGGTATATCAATTTATAGGTGAAGACAATATTTACTTCTATGGAAATGCAGAAATGGCTATGGCACTGGCTTTATTAGGAATAAATAGTTCGGATAAAGTAGAATGGGAAAATGTAAATCTTCCTCATTTAATAGCAAATAATCATTTGTTATTTATGGATAAGAAAGCAAGTAGCAGCGGTAAAGTTAAGCCACCTATGGCAAGAGAGCTATTAAATCATTATACAGCTGAGCAATTACGAATGCATTTTCTAAGTCTTGGATTGGTAAAGAAAAGTGTAAGTTTCATGCCTCAAGCATTTATGAAAGAAGAGGATAAGCAAGGCCCAGATACAGTTTTAAAGGATGGTAATTTATTAACCAATGTATTTAATAGGTTAGCTCGTTCATGTTTCTATACAGCACAAAAATATTATGAAAGTAATATACCAGTTGGAGAAATAAGCAAGGAGATATTAGATGAATCTAGGGATGCTATTTTAACTTATGAAAGATATATGTATAATCATGAATTCCACAGTGTAACTTATGTTTTAGATAGTTATATTCGTAAAATGAATAAGTATTGGGTAAATAATATGAGGATAGCAGAAACAAGTGGAGATGAAAAACTTCGTAAACAAGTGTTAATAGATGCTTTCCATGCAGTAAGAACGACACTTACTTTAATCCATCCTATAGCTCCTAATAGTTCAGAACTACTTAGAGAATATTTGAATGTAAATAACAAACTTTGGAGTTGGGATTATATTTTCGAACCAATATACAAATTTATTGACGAGACAACTAAGCATAGATTAAAATATTTAGAAACAAGAGAAGATTTCTTTGAGAAACATGAGAGTCAATTTGCTAATTAA